The nucleotide window TTTTATGTGCCATTACAAGGGTGATCAGCCCAATCCATATATATGTTATGGTCTCCTCTCCTCTCAGTCGGTTGTCGATGCGCGTGCGTGCATTGATGAGAATAGACTGGTATATCATAAGAAACCAGGACCTGTTTAGGTCAGAGCACATGCAGGTTATTGCCGATGCGGTAGGTGATGGGTGTGTCGATGGTGATGCTGTTGGGAAGAGGACCATCGTGCCTTCCAGTCACATGGGTGGTCGTCGTTACTTTAATGAAAACTTCCATGATGGCCTTGCCGTTTGTCGAGTGCACGGTGCACCAGATGTATTTACCACTTTTACTTGCAATCCTAAATGGCCCGAGATCACTGCTGCTCTGGAGCCGGGGCAGACGCCTCCTGATAGGGCAGATGTTATTGTAAGGGTCTACCACATGAAGCTTGCTGAGTACTTAGACGAGATCAAGTCAGGCCGGGCTTTTGGCCCCATTAAGGCTGGTACTATATATGCTGTTGTGCTTTGTGCATGGTCATTGTTTCCTATCAGTTCTTTACTGCTTCTGCTTGGTTGTTTGTCTAATTTATCTTTCCTGTTTTCCTTTCCAGTGATGTACACCGTTGAGTTCCAGAAGCGGGGACTGCCTCACGCGCATATACTTGTCTGGAGGAGAGGGGGCAGCGGTGAGATTGGTGTTGAGAATATTAATTCATTAATATCCGCTGAAATACCTGATGCATTGCTTGATCCTTTAGGATATGCTTTAGTTTCCGAGTTTATGATGCATGGTCCGTGTGGGGAAATGAATGATAAATGCGTCTGCATGAAAAAGGGTGTTTGTTCTAAATTTTTCCCAAAGGATTTTAGAGATACTACTGTCGTTGATGACAATGGGTTTGTCTTATATCGACGTCGTGACGACGGTCGAAGGGTATACAAAAATGGTCATTACCTGGACAATAGGCATGTTGTTCCTTACAGTATGGCAATGCTCAAGAAATTTCAGGGCCATATAAATGTAGAGTGGTGTAATAAAACTCAGGTTATGAAATACCTCTTCAAGTATGTCACTAAAGGTGCTGATTATTCTAAGGTCATGTTAGAAAGGTTAAAAAAATTGACTACAACTGGGTGTCGTACGGTAGATGAGGTTCAGGAGTATTTGATATGTCGGTACATATGTGAGTATGATGCACTGTGGCGCATATTTGGGTTTGAGATACACTTTAAAATGCCGTCGGTTCAAAGGTTGACTGTTCATATGCCTGGTATGAATAATATCTGCTATCGTACTGGTGCTGACCTCACGAAAATTGTTGGTTCTGACTTCTTGCAAAAGACTATGCTTACCGAATGGTTTGTTGCGAATGATTTGTTCGAAGATGCCCGGTCATTGACTTACTATGATTTTCCATCTGCTTGGACCTGGGATGCTAAAAGTAGATCATGGCATCCAAGGGGTAGGGGTGAAAAGATTGGTCGCGTATATTATGTGCATCCTTTGAGTGGTGAGTTGTATTACTTACGCATGCTTTTGATGATTGTTAAGGGGGCTAGGCCTTTCGAATGTCTCCGTACATATGCTGGTCATCTTTATCACACCTTTAAAGAGGCTTGTGCCGCACGTGGTTTACTAGGGGATGATAGTGAGTGGTACACAACGTTTGATGAGGCGGTTGTCTGGGGGTTTGGGCATCGCCTTAGGGAGCTGTTTGTGACTATGCTCATGCACTGTTCTATCAGGGATGAGCTTGGTTTTTTTGAGCGGTACTGCAGTGGCATGTACGATGATATCCAACATAGGCTGCGCCGTGCCCTAGGTAATCCAAACTATGTTGTTCCTCCTGAGAGACTGAGGAATCTGCTTCTTGATGAGCTGGCCGATGTTTTTTTGAAGCATGGATTTGATATAATTTTTTTTAACTTGTCGTCCCGTTCCGGTGAAGGTGAACATTCCGATGATAATCGTCTCATCTGTGATGAATTATGTTATGATGAACCTGCTTTGGCTACACAATCCTTAGTCATGTTTGATAGTTTAAA belongs to Triticum urartu cultivar G1812 chromosome 7, Tu2.1, whole genome shotgun sequence and includes:
- the LOC125520269 gene encoding uncharacterized protein LOC125520269 isoform X8 gives rise to the protein MHLLLWVTSMLLHGSRCYMLVMYTVEFQKRGLPHAHILVWRRGGSGEIGVENINSLISAEIPDALLDPLGYALVSEFMMHGPCGEMNDKCVCMKKGVCSKFFPKDFRDTTVVDDNGFVLYRRRDDGRRVYKNGHYLDNRHVVPYSMAMLKKFQGHINVEWCNKTQVMKYLFKYVTKGADYSKVMLERLKKLTTTGCRTVDEVQEYLICRYICEYDALWRIFGFEIHFKMPSVQRLTVHMPGMNNICYRTGADLTKIVGSDFLQKTMLTEWFVANDLFEDARSLTYYDFPSAWTWDAKSRSWHPRGRGEKIGRVYYVHPLSGELYYLRMLLMIVKGARPFECLRTYAGHLYHTFKEACAARGLLGDDSEWYTTFDEAVVWGFGHRLRELFVTMLMHCSIRDELGFFERYCSGMYDDIQHRLRRALGNPNYVVPPERLRNLLLDELADVFLKHGFDIIFFNLSSRSGEGEHSDDNRLICDELCYDEPALATQSLVMFDSLNEDQLVAYKTIVQCVQSGEPGFFLSLGTVVLERLTYGVQSVLSLGVRGR
- the LOC125520269 gene encoding uncharacterized protein LOC125520269 isoform X6; amino-acid sequence: MFVTWLGDGWFPFVSSAMAAVNRRKRKLCVQFRRARYEVMYTVEFQKRGLPHAHILVWRRGGSGEIGVENINSLISAEIPDALLDPLGYALVSEFMMHGPCGEMNDKCVCMKKGVCSKFFPKDFRDTTVVDDNGFVLYRRRDDGRRVYKNGHYLDNRHVVPYSMAMLKKFQGHINVEWCNKTQVMKYLFKYVTKGADYSKVMLERLKKLTTTGCRTVDEVQEYLICRYICEYDALWRIFGFEIHFKMPSVQRLTVHMPGMNNICYRTGADLTKIVGSDFLQKTMLTEWFVANDLFEDARSLTYYDFPSAWTWDAKSRSWHPRGRGEKIGRVYYVHPLSGELYYLRMLLMIVKGARPFECLRTYAGHLYHTFKEACAARGLLGDDSEWYTTFDEAVVWGFGHRLRELFVTMLMHCSIRDELGFFERYCSGMYDDIQHRLRRALGNPNYVVPPERLRNLLLDELADVFLKHGFDIIFFNLSSRSGEGEHSDDNRLICDELCYDEPALATQSLVMFDSLNEDQLVAYKTIVQCVQSGEPGFFLSLGTVVLERLTYGVQSVLSLGVRGR
- the LOC125520269 gene encoding uncharacterized protein LOC125520269 isoform X4 is translated as MFVTWLGDGWFPFVSSAMAAVNRRKRKLCVQFRRARYEEHVVDGPLPTVWHGHSVYVCSEVTGIDRNKRKIRKVSIRLRRPGSEEVVVRGALPKDWQGYSVGFAESLKVMYTVEFQKRGLPHAHILVWRRGGSGEIGVENINSLISAEIPDALLDPLGYALVSEFMMHGPCGEMNDKCVCMKKGVCSKFFPKDFRDTTVVDDNGFVLYRRRDDGRRVYKNGHYLDNRHVVPYSMAMLKKFQGHINVEWCNKTQVMKYLFKYVTKGADYSKVMLERLKKLTTTGCRTVDEVQEYLICRYICEYDALWRIFGFEIHFKMPSVQRLTVHMPGMNNICYRTGADLTKIVGSDFLQKTMLTEWFVANDLFEDARSLTYYDFPSAWTWDAKSRSWHPRGRGEKIGRVYYVHPLSGELYYLRMLLMIVKGARPFECLRTYAGHLYHTFKEACAARGLLGDDSEWYTTFDEAVVWGFGHRLRELFVTMLMHCSIRDELGFFERYCSGMYDDIQHRLRRALGNPNYVVPPERLRNLLLDELADVFLKHGFDIIFFNLSSRSGEGEHSDDNRLICDELCYDEPALATQSLVMFDSLNEDQLVAYKTIVQCVQSGEPGFFLSLGTVVLERLTYGVQSVLSLGVRGR
- the LOC125520269 gene encoding uncharacterized protein LOC125520269 isoform X1; the protein is MFVTWLGDGWFPFVSSAMAAVNRRKRKLCVQFRRARYEEHVVDGPLPTVWHGHSVYVCSEVTGIDRNKRKIRKVSIRLRRPGSEEVVVRGALPKDWQGYSVGFAESLKACYADRSYCGPPDFLCQYCGASFWFAECSKSRSSWVQLMYTVEFQKRGLPHAHILVWRRGGSGEIGVENINSLISAEIPDALLDPLGYALVSEFMMHGPCGEMNDKCVCMKKGVCSKFFPKDFRDTTVVDDNGFVLYRRRDDGRRVYKNGHYLDNRHVVPYSMAMLKKFQGHINVEWCNKTQVMKYLFKYVTKGADYSKVMLERLKKLTTTGCRTVDEVQEYLICRYICEYDALWRIFGFEIHFKMPSVQRLTVHMPGMNNICYRTGADLTKIVGSDFLQKTMLTEWFVANDLFEDARSLTYYDFPSAWTWDAKSRSWHPRGRGEKIGRVYYVHPLSGELYYLRMLLMIVKGARPFECLRTYAGHLYHTFKEACAARGLLGDDSEWYTTFDEAVVWGFGHRLRELFVTMLMHCSIRDELGFFERYCSGMYDDIQHRLRRALGNPNYVVPPERLRNLLLDELADVFLKHGFDIIFFNLSSRSGEGEHSDDNRLICDELCYDEPALATQSLVMFDSLNEDQLVAYKTIVQCVQSGEPGFFLSLGTVVLERLTYGVQSVLSLGVRGR
- the LOC125520269 gene encoding uncharacterized protein LOC125520269 isoform X5, translating into MFVTWLGDGWFPFVSSAMAAVNRRKRKLCVQFRRARYEEHVVDGPLPTVWHGHSVYVCSEVTGIDRNKRKIRKVSIRLRRPGSEVMYTVEFQKRGLPHAHILVWRRGGSGEIGVENINSLISAEIPDALLDPLGYALVSEFMMHGPCGEMNDKCVCMKKGVCSKFFPKDFRDTTVVDDNGFVLYRRRDDGRRVYKNGHYLDNRHVVPYSMAMLKKFQGHINVEWCNKTQVMKYLFKYVTKGADYSKVMLERLKKLTTTGCRTVDEVQEYLICRYICEYDALWRIFGFEIHFKMPSVQRLTVHMPGMNNICYRTGADLTKIVGSDFLQKTMLTEWFVANDLFEDARSLTYYDFPSAWTWDAKSRSWHPRGRGEKIGRVYYVHPLSGELYYLRMLLMIVKGARPFECLRTYAGHLYHTFKEACAARGLLGDDSEWYTTFDEAVVWGFGHRLRELFVTMLMHCSIRDELGFFERYCSGMYDDIQHRLRRALGNPNYVVPPERLRNLLLDELADVFLKHGFDIIFFNLSSRSGEGEHSDDNRLICDELCYDEPALATQSLVMFDSLNEDQLVAYKTIVQCVQSGEPGFFLSLGTVVLERLTYGVQSVLSLGVRGR
- the LOC125520269 gene encoding uncharacterized protein LOC125520269 isoform X3 codes for the protein MAAVNRRKRKLCVQFRRARYEEHVVDGPLPTVWHGHSVYVCSEVTGIDRNKRKIRKVSIRLRRPGSEEVVVRGALPKDWQGYSVGFAESLKACYADRSYCGPPDFLCQYCGASFWFAECSKSRSSWVQLMYTVEFQKRGLPHAHILVWRRGGSGEIGVENINSLISAEIPDALLDPLGYALVSEFMMHGPCGEMNDKCVCMKKGVCSKFFPKDFRDTTVVDDNGFVLYRRRDDGRRVYKNGHYLDNRHVVPYSMAMLKKFQGHINVEWCNKTQVMKYLFKYVTKGADYSKVMLERLKKLTTTGCRTVDEVQEYLICRYICEYDALWRIFGFEIHFKMPSVQRLTVHMPGMNNICYRTGADLTKIVGSDFLQKTMLTEWFVANDLFEDARSLTYYDFPSAWTWDAKSRSWHPRGRGEKIGRVYYVHPLSGELYYLRMLLMIVKGARPFECLRTYAGHLYHTFKEACAARGLLGDDSEWYTTFDEAVVWGFGHRLRELFVTMLMHCSIRDELGFFERYCSGMYDDIQHRLRRALGNPNYVVPPERLRNLLLDELADVFLKHGFDIIFFNLSSRSGEGEHSDDNRLICDELCYDEPALATQSLVMFDSLNEDQLVAYKTIVQCVQSGEPGFFLSLGTVVLERLTYGVQSVLSLGVRGR
- the LOC125520269 gene encoding uncharacterized protein LOC125520269 isoform X2 — translated: MVSSPLSRLSMRVRALMRIDWYIIRNQDLFRSEHMQVIADAVGDGCVDGDAVGKRTIVPSSHMGGRRYFNENFHDGLAVCRVHGAPDVFTTFTCNPKWPEITAALEPGQTPPDRADVIVRVYHMKLAEYLDEIKSGRAFGPIKAVMYTVEFQKRGLPHAHILVWRRGGSGEIGVENINSLISAEIPDALLDPLGYALVSEFMMHGPCGEMNDKCVCMKKGVCSKFFPKDFRDTTVVDDNGFVLYRRRDDGRRVYKNGHYLDNRHVVPYSMAMLKKFQGHINVEWCNKTQVMKYLFKYVTKGADYSKVMLERLKKLTTTGCRTVDEVQEYLICRYICEYDALWRIFGFEIHFKMPSVQRLTVHMPGMNNICYRTGADLTKIVGSDFLQKTMLTEWFVANDLFEDARSLTYYDFPSAWTWDAKSRSWHPRGRGEKIGRVYYVHPLSGELYYLRMLLMIVKGARPFECLRTYAGHLYHTFKEACAARGLLGDDSEWYTTFDEAVVWGFGHRLRELFVTMLMHCSIRDELGFFERYCSGMYDDIQHRLRRALGNPNYVVPPERLRNLLLDELADVFLKHGFDIIFFNLSSRSGEGEHSDDNRLICDELCYDEPALATQSLVMFDSLNEDQLVAYKTIVQCVQSGEPGFFLSLGTVVLERLTYGVQSVLSLGVRGR
- the LOC125520269 gene encoding uncharacterized protein LOC125520269 isoform X7, with product MAAVNRRKRKLCVQFRRARYEVMYTVEFQKRGLPHAHILVWRRGGSGEIGVENINSLISAEIPDALLDPLGYALVSEFMMHGPCGEMNDKCVCMKKGVCSKFFPKDFRDTTVVDDNGFVLYRRRDDGRRVYKNGHYLDNRHVVPYSMAMLKKFQGHINVEWCNKTQVMKYLFKYVTKGADYSKVMLERLKKLTTTGCRTVDEVQEYLICRYICEYDALWRIFGFEIHFKMPSVQRLTVHMPGMNNICYRTGADLTKIVGSDFLQKTMLTEWFVANDLFEDARSLTYYDFPSAWTWDAKSRSWHPRGRGEKIGRVYYVHPLSGELYYLRMLLMIVKGARPFECLRTYAGHLYHTFKEACAARGLLGDDSEWYTTFDEAVVWGFGHRLRELFVTMLMHCSIRDELGFFERYCSGMYDDIQHRLRRALGNPNYVVPPERLRNLLLDELADVFLKHGFDIIFFNLSSRSGEGEHSDDNRLICDELCYDEPALATQSLVMFDSLNEDQLVAYKTIVQCVQSGEPGFFLSLGTVVLERLTYGVQSVLSLGVRGR
- the LOC125520269 gene encoding uncharacterized protein LOC125520269 isoform X9 → MYTVEFQKRGLPHAHILVWRRGGSGEIGVENINSLISAEIPDALLDPLGYALVSEFMMHGPCGEMNDKCVCMKKGVCSKFFPKDFRDTTVVDDNGFVLYRRRDDGRRVYKNGHYLDNRHVVPYSMAMLKKFQGHINVEWCNKTQVMKYLFKYVTKGADYSKVMLERLKKLTTTGCRTVDEVQEYLICRYICEYDALWRIFGFEIHFKMPSVQRLTVHMPGMNNICYRTGADLTKIVGSDFLQKTMLTEWFVANDLFEDARSLTYYDFPSAWTWDAKSRSWHPRGRGEKIGRVYYVHPLSGELYYLRMLLMIVKGARPFECLRTYAGHLYHTFKEACAARGLLGDDSEWYTTFDEAVVWGFGHRLRELFVTMLMHCSIRDELGFFERYCSGMYDDIQHRLRRALGNPNYVVPPERLRNLLLDELADVFLKHGFDIIFFNLSSRSGEGEHSDDNRLICDELCYDEPALATQSLVMFDSLNEDQLVAYKTIVQCVQSGEPGFFLSLGTVVLERLTYGVQSVLSLGVRGR